The Pseudomonas nunensis genome includes the window CGTTCCTGAACTCCCTGAGCTTCTGGCTGCTGGTGTCCGGCGTTGTGCTGGTAAACGTGTCCTTGGGTGTCGGCGAATTCGCCCGTACCGGTTGGGTTGCGTATCCACCGCTGTCGGAACTGGGCTACAGCCCGGGCGTTGGTGTGGACTACTACATCTGGGCCCTGCAGCTATCGGGTCTGGGGACAACGCTAACCGGGGTTAACTTCCTGGCGACCGTGCTGAAGATGCGTACTCCAGGCATGAAAATGATGGACATGCCGATCTTCACCTGGACCTGCACCTGGGCCAACGTCCTGATCGTGGCTTCGTTCCCGATCCTGACCGCTACCCTGGCACTGCTGACCCTCGACCGTTACATGGATTTCCACATTTTCACCAATGAACTTGGTGGCAATCCAATGATGTACGTCAACTTGTTCTGGGCCTGGGGTCACCCCGAGGTTTACATCCTGATTCTGCCGGCGTTCGGGGTCTTCTCTGAAGTCATCTCGACCTTCTCCGGCAAGCGTCTGTTCGGCCACCACTCGATGATCTACGCCTCGGGCGCGATCTCGATCCTGGGCTTCATGGTCTGGCTGCACCACTTCTTCACCATGGGTTCGGGTGCCAGCGTCAACGCCTTCTTCGGGCTGGCGACGATGCTGATCTCGATTCCGACGGGGGTGAAGCTATTCAACTGGCTGTTCACCATCTATCGCGGTCGTCTGCAGTTCACCAGCCAGGTTCTCTGGACCCTGGGCTTCATGGTGACCTTCGCCATCGGCGGCATGACCGGCGTACTGCTGGCCATCCCGGGTGCTGACTTCGTACTGCACAACAGCCTGTTCGTGATCGCTCACTTCCACAACGTGATCATCGGCGGCGCAGTATTTGGCTACATCGCCGGTTTCGCTTTCTTCTTCCCTAAAGCGTTCGGCTTCAAGCTGCACGAAGGTTGGGGCAAGGCAGCGTTCTGGTTCTGGATCTCGGGCTTCTTCGTCGCGTTCATGCCGCTCTATGCACTGGGCTTCATGGGCATGACCCGTCGTCTGAACGCCACTACCAACCCTGAGTGGGTGCCTTACCTGCACGTTGCAATGTTCGGCGCGGTCATGATCGCCGTCGGTATTGCCTGCCAGTTGATCCAGCTGTACGTCAGTGTGCGTGACCGCAAGAAGCCAGAGAACATGTGCGAGCACGGCGATCCGTGGAATGCCCATACCCTGGAATGGTCGACCTCGTCGCCACCGCCGTTCTACAACTTCGCGGTACTGCCGAAAGCGCCAGGCATCGACCCGTTCACTGAAGCCAAGGAAAACGGTACTGCGTACCAGACTCCGGCCAAGTACGAGCCGATCCACATGCCAAACAACACCGCGACCGGTCTGGTCATGGGTGCTCTGTTGACCGTGTTCGGTTTCGCGATGATCTGGCACATCTGGTGGATGGCCATCTTCGGCCTCGCCGGTACCGTGATCTACTTCGTTATCCATGCTGCCCGTGATGACCAGGGCTATATGGTGCCGGTCGACGTGATCGAGCGCATCGAAGCCGAGCAGCACAAGCGTCTGGTAGCGGCAGGGAAAATCCCGGCTGGCGCCACCCGTGTTGAAACCTCGTTGGAACAGGCTTAAACCATGTCGAACTTAGTGACCAATGCTGGACACACCCATGTCGATGAACATGGGCACGATGACCATCACCACGACTCGGGCGAGATGACCGTATTCGGTTTCTGGCTCTACCTGATGACCGACTGCATTTTGTTTGCGTCGATCTTCGCGGTGTACGCGGTACTGGTTAACAACGTAGCGGGTGGCCCGTCGGGCCACGACATCTTCGAGCTGCCATACGTGCTGGGCGAAACCGCCTGCCTGTTGCTCAGCTCGATCACCTACGGCTTCGCCATGCTGGCGTTGTTCAAGGGCAACAAGAAAGCAGTGTTGGGCTGGTTGGCCATCACTTTCCTGTTCGGCCTGGGCTTCATCGGCATGGAGATCAACGAGTTCCACAAGCTGATCTCCGAAGGCTTCGGCCCTAGCCGCAGCGGCTTCCTGTCCGGGTTCTTCACCCTGGTCGGCACCCACGGTCTGCACGTGACCAGCGGTCTGATCTGGATGGCGATCATGATGTATCAGGTCAACAAACATGGCCTGACGTCGACCAACAAGACCCGCCTGAGCTGCCTGAGCCTGTTCTGGCACTTCCTGGACGTGGTCTGGATCTGCGTATTCACCGTTGTTTACCTGATGGGGACTCTGTAATGGCTAACGCTCATTCCCACGACAGCCACGACGCCGGTCACGGCAGCGTAAAGTCCTACGCCATCGGCTTCATCCTGTCGGTGATCCTGACGATCATTCCATTCGGCCTGGTGATGTACCCATCGCTGCCGAAAGTCTGGACGCTGTGGATCGTACTGGCCTTCGCAGTGATCCAGGTGCTCGTTCACCTGGTGTACTTCCTCCACCTGGACCGCTCCGCCGCCCAGCGTAACAACGTGATTGCGTTTGTGTTCGCTGCGATGGTGATCGTCCTGTTGGTTGGCTTGTCGCTGTGGATCATGTTCAGCATCCACACCGTCATGATGGCGCACTGAGGAAAGTCCGGATGTCCTTTAAGCACTTTATCCAAATCACCAAACCGGGGATCATTTTCGGTAACGTGCTTTCTGTGGCAGGCGGATTTTTCCTGGCCTCGAAAGGGCATGTCGATCTGGCCATCTTCCTGGCCGCCATGATCGGCACGTCCCTGGTGGTGGCTTCCGGTTGCGTGTTCAACAACTGCATCGACCGCGACATCGACCTGAAGATGGAACGCACCAAGAACCGGGTGCTGGTCCAGGGCTTGATCTCCCTGAAACTGGCCCTGGTCTACGCGACCGTCCTCGGTATCGCTGGCGTTGCACTGTTGTACAAGGTGGCGAATCCACTGGCTGCGCTGTTTGCGGTGATCGGTTTCGTCATCTACGTCGGCTTCTACAGCCTGTACCTCAAGCGCAAGTCGGTTCACGGCACGCTGGTGGGCAGTCTGTCGGGCGCCATGCCTCCGGTAATTGGTTACGTCGCCGTGACCAACAGCTTCGACATGGCCGCGCTGACCCTGCTGGTGATGTTCAGCCTGTGGCAGATGCCGCATTCCTACGCCATCGCGATCTTCCGCTTCAACGATTACCTGGCCGCATCGATTCCGGTGTTGCCAGTGAAGCGCGGGATCCAGGTCGCCAAGAAGCACATCCTGCTCTACATCCTGGCATTCCTGGTCGCGACCCTGATGCTGACCTTCAGCGGCTACGCCGGCATGAGCTACCTCGCCGTCGCCGCGGCCATGGGCATGTACTGGTTGTACATGGCCTGGACCGGCTACAAGGCAGTGGATGACACGGTCTGGGCACGCAAGCTGTTCGTGTTCTCGATCTTCACCATTACCGCGTTGAGCGTGATGATGTCGCTGGACTTCAAAGTGCCGAGTGAGCTGTTGCTGACTTACGCGCCTTGAGGTTTAGCTGCTGAATTGAAAAACCCCGCCTTCGAAAGAAGAGCGGGGTTTTTTATTGGGTTTCTTTTAGTAGACCGAGTTGGCCCTTTCGCGAGCAGGCTCACTCCCACATCGGATCGGCGTTGCCACCAGTTTCATGCCCGACGCTGACCCCCTGTGGGAGCGAGCCTGCTCGCGAAGGCCGGTCAAGAAAGTCTCACGGACGGTTCGTCTGGAGAGTGAATGCTCGCTTGCCAATCTATAAGCAAGTTGCCTATAGTTTCCCATCCGAACAGTATTTCTATTATTGGCTTATGAATGATGGCCAGTTCTGGATGTTTGCAATTTATGACAAAGATGAGCTTGAAAATTTGAGTGCCGATCAAGAGAAGGCGCTCAAAAAAGCCATAGATACAGAGTTGAAAGTACGAGGTACCTGATGAAAAAGCGCGACCTGTTTGCAGAGTTAATGCAGGGCGTTGATGAGATGGCGGCTCAACGCGAAGGCAAGATTACGCTGCGCAACACTACGGTGGAGGATAAGCCTGCTCCCGAGGTCGGTGCGCAAGAAATTGTCGCGCTGCGGGAAAAGCTACATATGTCCCAAGCCGTTTTTGCCAAAAGGATCAGAACCAGCCCCAGTACCTTGAGGAACTGGGAACAGGAAAAGTCGAAGCCCAATGCTCAGGCTGCCTTGTTGATCAGACTGGTGGAAAAATTTCCTGACATGGTTGAGCGGCTGGGCGCCGTTTGAGTTGAATGGCGAAATAATAGAAGCCCCGCCTTCGAAAGAAGAGCGGGGTTTTTTATTGGGGTTTTTTAATGGACCGAGTCGGCCCTTTCGCGAGCAGGCTCACTCCCACATTGGATCGGCGTTGCCACCCATTTCATGCCCGGCGCTGATCCCCTGTGGCAGCGAGCCTGCTCGCGAAGGCCGCGCCACGGTGTATCAGGAAAACCTAGCGATCAAGCAACCGCAAAAACCGCTCGCGAACTTGGGCGTTATCGCTGTGCGCCACGTTGAATCGCATGAACTGGCTCGCCTCAGGGGATTTGCTGAGCAGGGTTCCAGGCGCCAGCACGAGGTCGTTTTCCAGACCTTTACGCGCCAGGGTTTCGGCATGTAAGCCCTCCGGTAATCGCGTCCAGATAAACAGTCCTTCACCGGGTAGGGAGGACACGGAACAACCGGCCTCCACCAACCAGCGCGCCACGCGGCTACTCGACTCATACAACCGATCCACGGTGCGCCGCGTATGTTTGGCGTAGCTGCCATTGCTGAGCATCGTGCAGGTAATCTGCTCGGCGAATTCCGAGGTGACGCCGCCGCAGGCCATTTTCAGAGTGATCAGGCGTGCCGCCAGTTGCGGCGACAGCACGGCATAGCTGACCCGGCTGTTGGCCGTCAGGGTCTTGGAGAACCCGGACACGTAACTCACGTTGTCCACACCGCTTGCCGCCAGACGCGGTGTGCGGCGTTGCTGCAGGTCGCCATATAAATCGTCTTCGACGATGTGGAAGCCGTAGCGGTGGCTCAGCTCCATCAGACGATACACCTGGGCCGGGGAGAACGAGTGCCCGGTCGGGTTATGCAGTGTGCTGTTGGTCAGGTACAGCACGGGTTTGTGCGCGATCAGCGCTTGCTCGAAGGCCTCCAGGTCCAGGCCTTCGCAGGTACGCGGAACGGTGATGACCTTGGCGCCATGCAGCGCGAGGTTGGTGTGCATGTTGAAGTAGCACGGATCGTCGAGCAGCACCGTGTCGCCAGGCTTGATCAGCAGACGCATCAGCAGGTCAACGGCCTGCATGGTGTTGGCGGTGGTGATGATCTGCTCGACCGGCACGTCGATGCCGAACGTCGACAGTTTGACCCGCAACGCCTGACGCAATGGCAGGTAACCGCCCGTGACGCCATATTCGCCCATGCGCAGAGCGGTGGCGCGCAGGGTGCCGCGCACGGCTTTGAGCAGCTCTTCGGCGGGCAGCCAGGAGGAGGGCAGGAATCCGCAGCCGGGGCGCAGGGCGCCGTTATCCAGCAGTACGGCACGACGGACGATGCTGAGGGTGTCCTGCGGTTGGAAGTCCGGGCCGGGCTCAACCGGGATCGTGGTGCTGGAACGATGCACGTAATGCCCCGAACCTTGGCGCGACACCACCAGACCCTTGGCCCGCAAGTGGTCGAGAGCATCGACCACCGTGGACTTGCCCACATTCAACAGCTCGGCGAGTTCGCGAATCGGCGGCAGTTTGGCACCGTGGGGCAGCCCACCCTGGCTGATGGCGATCGACAGTTGCTCGACGATCTGTTGCACCAGCGGCACGCCTGGCTGGAACTCGATGGCGGCGATGACCGCGCGTTGAGCCTGCATTTTACTGGTCTCCCTGGCAGTAAAGTTCGCTGGATTCTATACGAACTTGCTCTGCTCAAGGCAAGCGTCTGTGCCTACCCTCGAAGGCGTGTTTCGCATGAT containing:
- the cyoE gene encoding heme o synthase, whose product is MSFKHFIQITKPGIIFGNVLSVAGGFFLASKGHVDLAIFLAAMIGTSLVVASGCVFNNCIDRDIDLKMERTKNRVLVQGLISLKLALVYATVLGIAGVALLYKVANPLAALFAVIGFVIYVGFYSLYLKRKSVHGTLVGSLSGAMPPVIGYVAVTNSFDMAALTLLVMFSLWQMPHSYAIAIFRFNDYLAASIPVLPVKRGIQVAKKHILLYILAFLVATLMLTFSGYAGMSYLAVAAAMGMYWLYMAWTGYKAVDDTVWARKLFVFSIFTITALSVMMSLDFKVPSELLLTYAP
- a CDS encoding helix-turn-helix domain-containing protein, whose protein sequence is MKKRDLFAELMQGVDEMAAQREGKITLRNTTVEDKPAPEVGAQEIVALREKLHMSQAVFAKRIRTSPSTLRNWEQEKSKPNAQAALLIRLVEKFPDMVERLGAV
- a CDS encoding cytochrome o ubiquinol oxidase subunit III, whose amino-acid sequence is MSNLVTNAGHTHVDEHGHDDHHHDSGEMTVFGFWLYLMTDCILFASIFAVYAVLVNNVAGGPSGHDIFELPYVLGETACLLLSSITYGFAMLALFKGNKKAVLGWLAITFLFGLGFIGMEINEFHKLISEGFGPSRSGFLSGFFTLVGTHGLHVTSGLIWMAIMMYQVNKHGLTSTNKTRLSCLSLFWHFLDVVWICVFTVVYLMGTL
- the cyoD gene encoding cytochrome o ubiquinol oxidase subunit IV is translated as MANAHSHDSHDAGHGSVKSYAIGFILSVILTIIPFGLVMYPSLPKVWTLWIVLAFAVIQVLVHLVYFLHLDRSAAQRNNVIAFVFAAMVIVLLVGLSLWIMFSIHTVMMAH
- a CDS encoding PLP-dependent aminotransferase family protein; the protein is MQAQRAVIAAIEFQPGVPLVQQIVEQLSIAISQGGLPHGAKLPPIRELAELLNVGKSTVVDALDHLRAKGLVVSRQGSGHYVHRSSTTIPVEPGPDFQPQDTLSIVRRAVLLDNGALRPGCGFLPSSWLPAEELLKAVRGTLRATALRMGEYGVTGGYLPLRQALRVKLSTFGIDVPVEQIITTANTMQAVDLLMRLLIKPGDTVLLDDPCYFNMHTNLALHGAKVITVPRTCEGLDLEAFEQALIAHKPVLYLTNSTLHNPTGHSFSPAQVYRLMELSHRYGFHIVEDDLYGDLQQRRTPRLAASGVDNVSYVSGFSKTLTANSRVSYAVLSPQLAARLITLKMACGGVTSEFAEQITCTMLSNGSYAKHTRRTVDRLYESSSRVARWLVEAGCSVSSLPGEGLFIWTRLPEGLHAETLARKGLENDLVLAPGTLLSKSPEASQFMRFNVAHSDNAQVRERFLRLLDR
- the cyoB gene encoding cytochrome o ubiquinol oxidase subunit I — its product is MFGKLSWEAVPFHEPIVMITIAMIALGGLAVFGLITYFKKWTYLWTEWLTSVDHKKIGVMYIIVAMVMLLRGFADAIMMRSQLALATEGSPGYLPPEHYDQIFTAHGVIMIIFMAMPFFTGLMNLAVPLQIGARDVAYPFLNSLSFWLLVSGVVLVNVSLGVGEFARTGWVAYPPLSELGYSPGVGVDYYIWALQLSGLGTTLTGVNFLATVLKMRTPGMKMMDMPIFTWTCTWANVLIVASFPILTATLALLTLDRYMDFHIFTNELGGNPMMYVNLFWAWGHPEVYILILPAFGVFSEVISTFSGKRLFGHHSMIYASGAISILGFMVWLHHFFTMGSGASVNAFFGLATMLISIPTGVKLFNWLFTIYRGRLQFTSQVLWTLGFMVTFAIGGMTGVLLAIPGADFVLHNSLFVIAHFHNVIIGGAVFGYIAGFAFFFPKAFGFKLHEGWGKAAFWFWISGFFVAFMPLYALGFMGMTRRLNATTNPEWVPYLHVAMFGAVMIAVGIACQLIQLYVSVRDRKKPENMCEHGDPWNAHTLEWSTSSPPPFYNFAVLPKAPGIDPFTEAKENGTAYQTPAKYEPIHMPNNTATGLVMGALLTVFGFAMIWHIWWMAIFGLAGTVIYFVIHAARDDQGYMVPVDVIERIEAEQHKRLVAAGKIPAGATRVETSLEQA